Proteins found in one Salvia splendens isolate huo1 chromosome 10, SspV2, whole genome shotgun sequence genomic segment:
- the LOC121752754 gene encoding uncharacterized protein LOC121752754 gives MASPSSLKTLNSINLFSIKPPSLPPSSIKLKTLLQTFFFSHIHRALSKAKSLLLQILNLMRKRNQKKLHFASFRLHYNWCSSSRSLRYDVVGVNCSGELSKYLQWLDERGDDESSCNEIDRLADLFIADCHEKFRLEKQESYRRFQEMMARSV, from the coding sequence ATGGCTTCCCCTTCCTCACTCAAAACCCTCAACTCCATCAACCTCTTCTCCATCAAACCCCCCTCTCTCCCCCCCTCATCCATCAAGCTCAAAACACTCCTCCAAACCTTCTTCTTCTCCCACATCCACCGTGCCCTCTCCAAAGCAAAATCTCTCCTCCTCCAAATACTCAACCTAATGCGCAAGCGCAACCAGAAGAAGCTCCACTTCGCCTCATTCCGCCTCCACTACAACTGGTGCTCCTCCTCTCGCTCCCTCCGCTACGACGTCGTCGGGGTCAACTGCTCCGGCGAGCTCTCCAAGTACCTGCAGTGGCTGGACGAGAGAGGCGATGACGAATCATCCTGCAATGAGATTGATAGGCTTGCTGATTTGTTCATTGCTGACTGCCATGAGAAGTTTAGATTGGAGAAGCAAGAATCTTATAGAAGATTTCAAGAAATGATGGCTCGAAGCGTTTGA